The Streptomyces sp. NBC_01363 region CCCCACCGAGCCCAAGCCGTCCCAGGCCCCCGGCTGGCTCACCGAGCACCTCACCCCCTGGCCGCATCCCACCAAGAAGAACGACAAGGACGGCCAGCGGTGAGCGAGCGCGATGTCTTCGAGTACGCGCTGCTGCGCGTCGTCCCGCGGGTGCAGCGCGGCGAGTTCTTCAACGCGGGCGTGGTGGTCTACTGCCGCGCACGGGGTTTCGTGGCCGCCCGCACCCATCTCGACGAGGCCAAGCTGCGGGCCTTGGACCCGACCGCCGACGTGATCGGTGTACGGGCCGCCCTGC contains the following coding sequences:
- a CDS encoding DUF3037 domain-containing protein, with protein sequence MSERDVFEYALLRVVPRVQRGEFFNAGVVVYCRARGFVAARTHLDEAKLRALDPTADVIGVRAALHAVEGVCRGGTDAGQAARDDAGRRFRWLIAPRSTVVQPSPVHSGLTTDPEAEVERLLDLLVR